The following are encoded together in the Candidatus Micrarchaeia archaeon genome:
- a CDS encoding class I SAM-dependent methyltransferase: MEVYDKIAKTYAEIGVNNIRREFAIDPTFFKLLGEIKNKTVLDLGCGEGDYTRKISRLGASKVVGMDISKEMIELAEAEEKLHPLGITYFVSDVIELPFLEEFDIVTAGMLLHYSKTKEELLAMCKNIYKNLKKGGRFITMNNNPNIEGNSNLKKYGEICTATIPVMEGSEILIHFYKEGKEVQFVNYYWSIKIYEWALQEAGFTQIEWHNLEISKEGIEKFEKGFWDEFLSKPIIIGLTCKK, translated from the coding sequence ATGGAAGTTTATGATAAAATTGCAAAGACTTATGCAGAAATTGGGGTAAATAATATAAGGAGAGAATTTGCAATAGATCCAACTTTTTTTAAATTATTGGGTGAGATAAAGAATAAAACTGTTTTAGATTTGGGGTGTGGTGAAGGAGATTATACTAGAAAAATATCTAGATTGGGTGCATCAAAAGTTGTTGGAATGGATATTTCAAAAGAAATGATAGAATTGGCAGAAGCAGAAGAAAAATTACATCCTCTAGGAATAACTTATTTTGTTTCTGATGTAATAGAATTGCCTTTTTTAGAAGAGTTTGATATTGTAACTGCAGGAATGCTTTTACATTATTCAAAGACAAAAGAAGAGCTTTTGGCAATGTGTAAAAATATTTATAAAAATCTGAAAAAAGGAGGAAGATTTATTACTATGAATAATAATCCAAATATTGAAGGAAATTCAAATCTTAAAAAATATGGTGAAATTTGCACAGCAACTATACCTGTTATGGAAGGGAGTGAAATTTTAATACATTTTTATAAAGAAGGTAAAGAAGTACAATTTGTAAATTATTATTGGAGTATAAAAATATATGAATGGGCTCTCCAAGAAGCAGGTTTCACACAAATTGAATGGCACAATTTGGAAATTTCTAAAGAAGGAATTGAAAAATTTGAAAAAGGTTTTTGGGATGAATTTTTAAGTAAACCAATTATAATTGGATTGACTTGCAAAAAATAG
- a CDS encoding ribonuclease HI family protein: protein MDKIILNTDGGARGNPGPASIGIVIQDFKRNVLESYKKKIGKATNNEAEYKALIKGLELALNYTNEHVICYLDSELVQKQAIEEYQVKAPNIKKLYEQLKWVEGQFKKVEYKHVKRDDIYQQRADKLVNEALGKKTLK, encoded by the coding sequence ATGGATAAAATTATTTTAAATACAGACGGCGGTGCGCGAGGAAATCCAGGTCCTGCAAGTATTGGTATAGTTATTCAAGATTTTAAGAGGAATGTATTAGAGAGTTATAAAAAGAAAATAGGAAAAGCTACAAATAATGAAGCTGAATATAAAGCTCTTATAAAAGGTTTGGAATTAGCGCTTAATTATACTAATGAACATGTTATTTGTTATTTAGATAGTGAATTAGTTCAAAAACAAGCTATTGAAGAGTATCAAGTTAAAGCGCCGAATATTAAAAAATTATATGAACAACTAAAATGGGTAGAAGGGCAGTTTAAAAAAGTAGAATACAAACATGTTAAGCGCGATGACATATATCAACAGCGCGCTGATAAATTAGTAAATGAAGCATTAGGGAAAAAAACCTTAAAGTAA
- a CDS encoding epoxyqueuosine reductase QueH — protein sequence MNKKKMLLDVCCAPCASGVIEELKEKFDLTLYFHNANIYPKKEWEKRFESTEKLAKEYNIPLLTDMKSYNKAHAQWKGAIKGFEEEPEGGKRCEKCFEYRLEKVSHIAKNKRFNIFATTLTISPHKNANLINNIGKQKAQEKGIEFYEADFKKNDGFKKSIEKSKELNLYRQTYCGCEYSIKK from the coding sequence ATGAATAAGAAAAAAATGCTTTTAGATGTATGCTGCGCTCCGTGTGCATCAGGAGTAATAGAAGAACTTAAAGAAAAATTTGATTTAACTTTATACTTTCATAATGCTAATATTTATCCTAAAAAAGAATGGGAAAAAAGATTTGAAAGCACAGAAAAATTAGCTAAAGAATATAATATCCCCTTATTAACAGATATGAAAAGCTATAATAAAGCACATGCACAATGGAAAGGTGCAATTAAAGGATTTGAAGAGGAACCAGAAGGAGGAAAAAGATGTGAAAAATGTTTTGAATATAGATTAGAAAAAGTTTCGCATATTGCTAAAAATAAAAGATTTAATATTTTTGCTACTACTTTAACTATAAGTCCGCATAAAAATGCAAACTTAATAAATAATATAGGAAAACAAAAAGCACAAGAAAAAGGAATTGAGTTTTATGAAGCTGATTTTAAGAAAAATGATGGTTTTAAGAAAAGTATAGAAAAATCAAAAGAACTAAATTTATATAGACAAACTTATTGTGGTTGTGAATATTCAATAAAAAAATAA